The genomic DNA CTTGAGCGTTAGTTTGTGATTTACGTAAATTAAAAGACTTTACTTTTTTATGCGGAAATGTTTTTTCTATAAAAGCAACGCCTTGAACATTTGTTCTTGCTACTATATAGTCTGAATAATCGTTTTCTCTATATGTCCCAACAAATATATAATCGTTGTAAAGCATTACATCTCCACCTTCTATATGTACTTCTTCTGGTGGACGTATAACTTTTTCTGGATTAATTTTATCTATTACATACTGTATCGCATCTAGCTCATTTTCTCTGTCTGGCAATATATTAGACTTTACAAAAACATCGTCTATTACAAATGCAATATCTCTTGCAAATATTTGATTACAGTTTTCTATAAGTTCTGGTCTAAACACTTGTACATCGTATTTTTTAAATACGGCAGCTACAGCTTCCATCTCTTTAACCATATCTTCTTCTACAGGATATGTTCCTGCTTTAATATGTTCTGCAGATTTTGGATCGTATGCTTCTTCTAATTTTGGTGTTGGCCCATTGCTTTTTGCTGTTCCTAAAACAACTGCTTTAAGTCGTGATGTTTCGTTTTTTACATTGAGTTTTAACATAAAGTAAAGGTATAAAAAAGCTCCATAATTTCTTATGAAGCTTTCTCTATAATTTTAAAAATCTATTATCTTTTTTCTAATGGTGTAAACTCTCTGTGAGTTTCTCCAATATATACTTGTCTTGGACGCCCTATAGGTTCTTTACGTAAACGCATTTCTTTCCATTGTGCAATCCATCCTGGTAAACGCCCTAATGCAAACATTACTGTAAACATTTCTACAGGTATACCCATAGCTCTATAAATAATTCCTGAATAAAAATCTACGTTAGGATATAACTTACGTTTTACAAAGTATTCGTCACTTAAAGCTTCAGAAGCTAAACCTTTAGCAATATCTAATACTGGGTCTTCAACTCCTAAATCTCCTAAAACTTCGTCTGCAGCTACTTTAATGATTTTTGCTCTAGGATCGAAGTTTTTATAAACTCTATGACCAAAGCCCATTAAACGGAAAGGATCTTCTTTATCCTTTGCTTTTGCCATAAACTTTTTAGTGTCTCCGCCATCTTCTTTTATTGCTTCAAGCATTTCTAATACTGCTTGGTTAGCACCACCGTGTAATGGTCCCCAAAGAGCTGAAATACCTGATGATAAAGATGCGAATAAACTTGCGTGAGATGATCCTACCATTCTTACTGTTGATGTAGAACAGTTTTGCTCATGGTCTGCATGTAAGATTAATAATTTATCTAAAGCGTTTAATAGAATATCATTTTGTTTGTAGTCTTCATTAGGTTTTTCAAACATCATTTTTAAGATGTTTTCAACGTATCCTAAATTTTTACTACCATAATTTAATGGTTGTCCTTGAGACTTACGCATTGTCCAAGCTACTAATACAGGAAATTTACCTAATATTTTTACAATAGCTTTATACATATCCTCTTCTGAGTCTACATTTACAGATGATGGATTAAATGCTGTTAATGCACTAGTTAAAGAAGATAAAACTCCCATTGGATGTGCAGACTTAGGAAATGCTTCAATTATTTTTTTAACATCTTCATCTACATGAGATTCCTCTTTAATATCGTTGTGAAATTTCTCTAACTGCTCTGTTGTTGGTAAATCTCCAAAAATTAATAAATAAGCTACCTCTAAAAAATCTGCTTTTTCAGCTAAATCTTCTATAGCGTAACCTCTATATCTTAATATTCCTTCTTCTCCATTTAAAAACGTTATTGCGCTTTCACAAGATCCTGTATTTTTATATCCTGGATCAATAGTAGTAACTCCACCTGTGGCAGCTCTTAATGTTTTTATATCGATTGCAACTTCATTTTCTGTTCCTGTTATAAGAGGAAACTCGTGCTTTTTTCCGTCGATTTCTAACGTAGCGGTTTTTGACATATTTTCTTTTGAATTTACTTAATTTTTGCGGATTGCTAAATTACAAAATTAGTAGCTATTTATGAAACTCATTAACAACCATTTTAACAATTACAATATTGATAAAATTTATAGTAATAAAAAAGCGATTATTATAAATTTAATAATCGCTTAATATAAAATTATTGTAGCTATGTAATTAGCGCTTAATTTTAAATGCTTTTTCTTTTGGGTAATATGCAACGTTACCTAATTCTTCTTCAATTCTAATTAATTGATTGTATTTAGCCATACGATCACTACGTGATGCTGAACCTGTTTTTATCTGGCCACAATTTAATGCTACTGCTAAATCTGCAATAGTATTATCTTCTGTCTCTCCTGAACGGTGAGACATTACAGAAGTATAACCTGAATTATGGGCCATGTTTACAGCTGCAATAGTCTCGGTTAAAGTTCCTATTTGGTTTACTTTAATTAGTATTGAATTTGCAATTTCATTTTTTATACCTTTAGATAAACGCTCTACATTTGTTACATATAAATCGTCTCCAACTAATTGAACTTTATCTCCTATTTGTTCTGTAAGGTATTTCCATCCATCCCAATCATTTTCATCCATACCGTCTTCAATTGAAATAATTGGATATTTTTTAGAAAGTTCTGCAAGGTAATCTGCTTGTTCTTTACTTGATCTTACTTTACCTGCTTCGCCTTCAAATTTTGTGTAATCGTATTTTCCATCTACATAAAATTCTGCTGCTGCACAATCTAAAGCAATCATTATATCGTCTCCTAAAGTATATCCTGCATTATCTACTGCTTTTTTAATAGTGTCTAAAGCATCTTCTGTTCCTCCTTCAAGGTTAGGTGCAAAACCGCCTTCGTCTCCAACTGCTGTACTTAATCCTCTATCGTGTAATACTTTCTTTAAATTATGAAAAATCTCTGTTCCCATTTGTAAGGCGTGTGAGAAATTTTCTGCTTTTACGGGCATAACCATAAATTCTTGGAAAGCAATTGGTGCATCACTATGTGAACCTCCATTAATTATATTCATCATTGGAACTGGTAGTGTATTAGCACTTACTCCTCCAACATATCTATATAATGGCATCCCTAATTCTGCTGCTGCTGCTTTAGCGACTGCAAGTGAAACTCCCAAAATAGCATTAGCTCCTAATTTTGATTTGTTAGGTGTTCCATCTATTTCACACATTAATGTATCTATATAGTTTTGCTCGAATACGTTAACTCCTAAAAGTTCTTCGGCTAGTATTGTATTTACGTTTTCAACGGCTTTACTTACTCCTTTACCCATAAACTTATCTCCACCGTCACGTAATTCTACAGCTTCGTGTTCTCCGGTTGAAGCTCCAGATGGTACTGCTGCTCTTCCTAAAAATCCATTTTCTGTTTCTACATCAACTTCTACTGTAGGATTTCCTCTTGAATCGAAAATTTGTCTCGCGTGAACGTTTATTATAATACTCATAATTGGTAAATTTATTTATTTTTAATCTTTAAATTTAGCATTTAATTCTTGGTTGTAATGCGTAATTACTTCAAAATTAAATAAAAAATCTGCTATAACGTTTTAGTTAAATTAAAAAAGCAATAGATTTTAATTTCTATTGCTTTTTTATAATTAGTTTGATTTTATATTATTTATAAACTCATCAAATAAATATGATGAATCATGTGGTCCAGGACTAGCTTCTGGGTGATATTGTACAGAGAATACATTTTTAGATTTCATTTTTATACCTGCTACAGTATTATCGTTTAAATGTACATGAGTAATTTCTATATCCTCATGTGCTTCGGTTTCTTCTCTGTTAATTGCAAAACCGTGATTTTGAGAGGTAATTTCACCTTTTCCTGAAATTAAGTTTTTTACGGGATGGTTTATTCCTCTATGACCATGATGCATTTTATAAGTTGAAATTCCATTTGCTAATGCAATAACTTGATGCCCTAAACAAATACCAAATAGTGGTAAATTTCTTTTTATAATTTCTTTTGCTAACGCTTGAGCCTCGACTAAAGGTTCTGGATCACCTGGTCCATTAGATAAAAAATAGCCATCTGGATTCCATGAACTTAAATTTTCAAATGTAGCATTATAAGGAAATACTTTTATATAGGCACCACGTTTTGCAAGGTTACGTAGGATATTCTTTTTTATACCAATATCTAAAGCTGCTATTTTTATTTCTGCATTTTCATCTCCTACAAAGTAAGGCTCTTTAGTAGAAACTTTAGAAGCTAATTCTAACCCATCCATATTTGGAATGTTAGCTAGTTCTTTTTTTAAACCTTCTATGTTTTCAACATCTGTTGAAATAACAGCATTCATAGCACCATTATCACGTATATATGCTACTAGTGACCTTGTATCAACATCTGATATTGCTAATAAATTGTTTTCGTTTAAAAAATCTTCTAATGAACCATCTGCATTAGCACGAGAAAAATCGTAACTAAAGTTTTTACATATTAATCCAGAAATTTTGATTGAATCTGATTCTACTTCATCATTATTTACACCATAATTTCCTATGTGTGCATTTGTAGTAACCATTAATTGCCCATAATATGATGGATCTGTAAAAATCTCTTGATAGCCAGTCATTCCAGTATTGAAACAAACTTCTCCAAATGCGCTACCTTCTTTACCTACAGCTTTACCATGAAAAATAGTACCATCTGCTAAAAGGATAATTGCTTTTTTTAATTTTTGATATTTCATTATAGTAGTTGTGTAATTTTGTTTGCTTTAAGCAAAACAAAAAGTTTTGCAAATTTTCAAAAAAAAAAGGATAAACTAAAATAGTTTATCCTTTAAATATGAAATGCTTATTAACATTTATTCTTCTTCGTTAGTTGCTTTTGTTTCAACTGGAGCAGCAGTAGCTTTTCCTCCACGACGACTTCTACGTGTAGATTTCTTAGCTTTTTTATCTGCGTTATAGATTTCATTGTAATCTACAAGCTCGATCATTGCCATATCCGCATTATCACCTAAACGGTTTCCTAACTTGATAATTCTTGTATATCCACCTGGACGATCAGCTACTTTAGCTGCAACATCTCTAAATAATTCTGTTACAGCTTCTTTTTGACGTAATTTAGAGAATACTAAACGACGATTGTGAGTCGTATCAGATTTAGATTTAGTGATCATTGGCTCAACAAATTGTTTTAAAGCTTTTGCTTTAGCAACTGTAGTGTTGATGCGTTTGTGCTCTATTAAAGAACAAGCCATGTTTGCTAACATTGCTTTTCTATGAGCTGTTTGTCTTCCTAAATGGTTAACTTTTTTTCCGTGTCTCATGACCTTTTGTTTATCATCTTGCTACCAAATCTAGATAATCTAGAGAGCAAAATATGATTAATTAATCTTTGTCTAATTTATATTTTGATAAATCCATTCCGAAATTAAGACCTTTAACGTTTACTAATTCTTCTAGTTCTGTTAAAGATTTTTTACCAAAGTTACGGAACTTCATTAAATCATTTTTATTGAATGATACTAAGTCTCCTAAAGTATCTACTTCTGCTGCTTTTAAACAATTTAGTGCACGTACAGATAAATCCATATCTACTAATTTTGTTTTAAGTAGCTGTCTCATATGAAGAGATTCTTCATCATATGTTTCAGTTTGTGCAATTTCATCTGCTTCTAATGTTATACGCTCATCTGAGAATAACATAAAGTGATGAATTAATGTTTTTGCAGCTTCAGTTAATGCATCTTGAGGCGATATTGAACCATCAGATTGAATTTCGAAAACTAATTTTTCGTAATCTGTTTTCTGTTCTACACGGTAATTCTCAATGCTATATTTTACATTTTTTATTGGTGTATAAATTGAATCTGTAAAGATTGTTCCAATTGGAGCTGAAGCTTTTTTGTTTTCTTCTGCAGGAACATAACCTCTTCCTTTTTCAATTGTAATCTCCATTGTAATACTT from Lacinutrix sp. 5H-3-7-4 includes the following:
- the eno gene encoding phosphopyruvate hydratase, coding for MSIIINVHARQIFDSRGNPTVEVDVETENGFLGRAAVPSGASTGEHEAVELRDGGDKFMGKGVSKAVENVNTILAEELLGVNVFEQNYIDTLMCEIDGTPNKSKLGANAILGVSLAVAKAAAAELGMPLYRYVGGVSANTLPVPMMNIINGGSHSDAPIAFQEFMVMPVKAENFSHALQMGTEIFHNLKKVLHDRGLSTAVGDEGGFAPNLEGGTEDALDTIKKAVDNAGYTLGDDIMIALDCAAAEFYVDGKYDYTKFEGEAGKVRSSKEQADYLAELSKKYPIISIEDGMDENDWDGWKYLTEQIGDKVQLVGDDLYVTNVERLSKGIKNEIANSILIKVNQIGTLTETIAAVNMAHNSGYTSVMSHRSGETEDNTIADLAVALNCGQIKTGSASRSDRMAKYNQLIRIEEELGNVAYYPKEKAFKIKR
- the carA gene encoding glutamine-hydrolyzing carbamoyl-phosphate synthase small subunit, whose amino-acid sequence is MKYQKLKKAIILLADGTIFHGKAVGKEGSAFGEVCFNTGMTGYQEIFTDPSYYGQLMVTTNAHIGNYGVNNDEVESDSIKISGLICKNFSYDFSRANADGSLEDFLNENNLLAISDVDTRSLVAYIRDNGAMNAVISTDVENIEGLKKELANIPNMDGLELASKVSTKEPYFVGDENAEIKIAALDIGIKKNILRNLAKRGAYIKVFPYNATFENLSSWNPDGYFLSNGPGDPEPLVEAQALAKEIIKRNLPLFGICLGHQVIALANGISTYKMHHGHRGINHPVKNLISGKGEITSQNHGFAINREETEAHEDIEITHVHLNDNTVAGIKMKSKNVFSVQYHPEASPGPHDSSYLFDEFINNIKSN
- a CDS encoding citrate synthase, with protein sequence MSKTATLEIDGKKHEFPLITGTENEVAIDIKTLRAATGGVTTIDPGYKNTGSCESAITFLNGEEGILRYRGYAIEDLAEKADFLEVAYLLIFGDLPTTEQLEKFHNDIKEESHVDEDVKKIIEAFPKSAHPMGVLSSLTSALTAFNPSSVNVDSEEDMYKAIVKILGKFPVLVAWTMRKSQGQPLNYGSKNLGYVENILKMMFEKPNEDYKQNDILLNALDKLLILHADHEQNCSTSTVRMVGSSHASLFASLSSGISALWGPLHGGANQAVLEMLEAIKEDGGDTKKFMAKAKDKEDPFRLMGFGHRVYKNFDPRAKIIKVAADEVLGDLGVEDPVLDIAKGLASEALSDEYFVKRKLYPNVDFYSGIIYRAMGIPVEMFTVMFALGRLPGWIAQWKEMRLRKEPIGRPRQVYIGETHREFTPLEKR
- a CDS encoding DNA-directed RNA polymerase subunit alpha, with product MAVFNFQKPDKVIMIDSTDFEGKFEFRPLEPGYGLTVGNALRRVLLSSLEGFAITSIRIEGVDHEFSTVAGVVEDVTEIILNLKQMRFKRQIEDVDNESVSISISGQDKITAGDFQKFISGFQVLNSDLVICNLDPKVSITMEITIEKGRGYVPAEENKKASAPIGTIFTDSIYTPIKNVKYSIENYRVEQKTDYEKLVFEIQSDGSISPQDALTEAAKTLIHHFMLFSDERITLEADEIAQTETYDEESLHMRQLLKTKLVDMDLSVRALNCLKAAEVDTLGDLVSFNKNDLMKFRNFGKKSLTELEELVNVKGLNFGMDLSKYKLDKD
- the rplQ gene encoding 50S ribosomal protein L17, with the protein product MRHGKKVNHLGRQTAHRKAMLANMACSLIEHKRINTTVAKAKALKQFVEPMITKSKSDTTHNRRLVFSKLRQKEAVTELFRDVAAKVADRPGGYTRIIKLGNRLGDNADMAMIELVDYNEIYNADKKAKKSTRRSRRGGKATAAPVETKATNEEE
- a CDS encoding dimethylarginine dimethylaminohydrolase family protein translates to MLKLNVKNETSRLKAVVLGTAKSNGPTPKLEEAYDPKSAEHIKAGTYPVEEDMVKEMEAVAAVFKKYDVQVFRPELIENCNQIFARDIAFVIDDVFVKSNILPDRENELDAIQYVIDKINPEKVIRPPEEVHIEGGDVMLYNDYIFVGTYRENDYSDYIVARTNVQGVAFIEKTFPHKKVKSFNLRKSQTNAQDNALHLDCCFQPVGKDKAILHKEGFLNEDEYEWLLNFFGKENCFIITKEEMYNMNSNIFSISEDVIISEKNFTRLNTWLRANGFTVEEVPYAEIAKQEGLLRCSTMPLIRE